AGCTGCGTGGTATTTGGTATGCCGCGTGAGGCCATTGCCCTCGGCGGAGCCAGTGAAGTGGTTGATTTAGGCCACATCAGCCAGCACATGCTGGCAAAAATTAGCGCCGGACAGGCATTGCGAATTTAACAGGCCCGTCCTGCCGGGCAAGACAACACAGGAGTAGATATGGCTGATAAAAATATGCGCTTTTTGGTGGTGGACGACTTCAATACGATGCGTCGTATCGTCCGCAACCTGTTAAAAGAGCTGGGATTCAATAACGTTGAAGAAGCAGAAGACGGTGCGGATGCGCTGACCAAACTGCGCGCAGGCGGCTTTGATTTTGTAATTTCTGACTGGAACATGCCCAACATGGACGGTCTGGAACTGCTGCAAACCATTCGTGCCGATGCCACGCTGGGCAAACTGCCGGTGCTGATGGTCACCGCGGAAGCGAAGAAAGAGAACATTATCGCGGCGGCGCAGGCCGGAGCCAGCGGATACGTGGTGAAGCCGTTTACTGCGGCCACACTGGAAGAAAAATTAGGCAAGATCTTCGAAAAACTGGGTATGTAAGGAGATGTGATGAGCGACCTTCCGAAACCAACAGAAGAAGTCTCGGCACAGGATATCATTGCCCGCATCGGCTCGCTGACGCGCATGCTGCGTGACAGCCTGCGTGAGCTGGGGCTGGATCAGGCGATTGCCGAAGCGGCGGAAGCGATTCCTGACGCGCGCGATCGTCTGGATTATGTGGTGCAGATGACAGCGCAGGCCGCTGATCGTGCACTGAACTGCGTTGAAGCCGCGCAGCCGCACCAGGACAAAATGGAAGCCAGTGCTAACCAGCTGAAAGGCCGCTGGGATGACTGGTTTGAAAACCCGATTGAGCTGGCGGATGCTCGCGAGTTGGTTTCGGATACGCGCGAATTCCTCACCGCCGTACCGGAGCACACCGCGTTCACCAACAAGCAGCTGCTGGAAATCATGATGGCGCAGGACTTCCAGGATCTGACGGGGCAGGTGATTAAGCGCATGATGGATGTGATCCAGGAAATTGAACGCCAGCTGTTGATGGTGTTGCTGGAAAACATGCCAGAAGTGAGTGCCGAGCAGCGTAAGCAAAGCAACAGCCTGCTGAATGGACCGCAGATTCACACCGATGCACCGGGTGTGGTGGCGAACCAGGACCAGGTCGATGATTTGCTGGATAGCTTAGGGTTTTAATGTTGCCAGGTCGCCATGAATGGCGACCCTACATTCGCAGGGTACGCATTCATGCGTACCGGGATCACATCGCCCGGCGCTGTGCCACGGCCAGCGGCGGGGCGACCAGCACCTGCACACCCAGCGCTTCAAAGGCAGCAATCTGCGCGGGCGTAATGCCGCTATCGGTAATCAGATAGTGAATATGGCTCCAGTCGCAGGGCAGGGCGAACATCGAAACCTTATCAATTTTACTGGAGTCGGCCACCACAAACACGGTACTGGCTGACTGAATCATCGCCATCTTCACCTTGATATCCGTCTCGCTGGGAAAACTTAACCCCAGACGCGGGGAGATACAGGCGGTGGCCAGAAACAGTTTTTCGGCCAGCACGTTCTCAAAAAAAGAGGCGGCTTTTTCTCCCGACGTTGACAGCGTGGGAAACTTAAAGGTCCCTCCGGTCAGCAGGATATTGATCCCCGGCTCCCCTCCCAGTTTCAGCGCAATGTTGACCGCGGTGGTGATCACGGACAGACGGCGGATATGGCCGATAGCCTCGGCAATCGCCGTCGTGGTGGTGCCGGAATCGAAAATCACCGTGTC
This genomic stretch from Pantoea cypripedii harbors:
- the cheY gene encoding chemotaxis response regulator CheY — its product is MADKNMRFLVVDDFNTMRRIVRNLLKELGFNNVEEAEDGADALTKLRAGGFDFVISDWNMPNMDGLELLQTIRADATLGKLPVLMVTAEAKKENIIAAAQAGASGYVVKPFTAATLEEKLGKIFEKLGM
- the cheZ gene encoding protein phosphatase CheZ — its product is MSDLPKPTEEVSAQDIIARIGSLTRMLRDSLRELGLDQAIAEAAEAIPDARDRLDYVVQMTAQAADRALNCVEAAQPHQDKMEASANQLKGRWDDWFENPIELADARELVSDTREFLTAVPEHTAFTNKQLLEIMMAQDFQDLTGQVIKRMMDVIQEIERQLLMVLLENMPEVSAEQRKQSNSLLNGPQIHTDAPGVVANQDQVDDLLDSLGF
- a CDS encoding DeoR/GlpR family DNA-binding transcription regulator, translated to MKSKTEQLADMQQRREKILEMIREDGTVTVKALTETFGLTEATIRTDLRMLQKAGHVQRYHGGATLMTGKQNTGALLLERQTHLDEKEAIGRLAAQYVENGDTVIFDSGTTTTAIAEAIGHIRRLSVITTAVNIALKLGGEPGINILLTGGTFKFPTLSTSGEKAASFFENVLAEKLFLATACISPRLGLSFPSETDIKVKMAMIQSASTVFVVADSSKIDKVSMFALPCDWSHIHYLITDSGITPAQIAAFEALGVQVLVAPPLAVAQRRAM